caaccaaccctttcattCTCCAAATTCGACAAATTGATAGTCTTGaatgagagaataaaaatactcAATACTTTATCTGAGCCttgcaagtcactgtattGAACTATGGTTTTTGAATCTAAAATATACTCTCCTTTATTTTGTACAATTCTCTCCCATCTTTTTTCTATAGTCAGGTCAatatgacatgaagcacagcgcagttgcgtaagcggctgcgctcgaaacggcgcggtggagataacGGTTGAAATCGAcatgggaccatcgtgaaccaCGGCGATAAATGATGCTAAAAAGAGTCCTCCCTCGATCCTTattgctacgctccaccgcgcctctTCCTGCGCAACCATATACGTAACTCCACcgagcttcatatcgttttgaccctactataaactTTCGAAACCTCTTTTTCACGAAATCCACACGTCCGTGACGAACATCATTCTTCTAAATGACTTTACGCAAACCAACTGCAACGAGCACATCATTTGTTGTTTATCGCATTATTCTTTGTATCACCACTTTTGATTTTGTGTCAAAAATTTACGAAAGGTGCTCAACACTTTTGAACTTTACTTATCACTTAGAAGGAGCGGAgcgatcacaaaaaaaagtctggagTTGTGATTCTTGTTCCTCATTTCAACTTCAAAACAAATCCTCCGCagtcggctagaggttccgctgtctacacGATTGGtaggaggttcgattccgcacAGTGCCCaacaagcatttcatcccttcggggtcgatcgttcctaccagacttgtatagaagaataaaatcaCTGATTTGACCATCGGTTCAACCCAGCGAATGATTGTATAGACCAACACGCATTCCAAACCTTCAGCGCATTACGAATTGCAagaaaacgcgttggcgcatcccaagcagattgaggcaccagagactttatccttctaggATTTTCTCTCTCTCAGCGTAATCAGTGTGGTCTAAAAAATGCGGTAGAAATCTCCGATCAGCGTGAGACTGTCGCGAATCTGTTGCTTCCTGTTGCTGCGGTTGCAGGCTACCTTCATAGGTTGACCTTTAAATAAACATGACTTTTTTGGTGTCACCAAAAGGTCTCCCATCGAACACTTGGGTTGAACATTCTTATTGGTATGTTAAATTAGATTCGAacaatttcatcatttttatttgaaacttTGTTCGCTAACAAATTACTTGTCTTTTGACCAAAGTATAAACATCGTTATaaagatctttttcttttctccatgTACGTTGTAATAATGTAACCCAACCAAGAAGGATTTTTAAGATGAGAAGAACAGGTGTTTCCACCTTTACTCTTCTTCACCTTTCGTCGGGGCATGAAGGCCCCCGACGCTACCCAAAACGCGCGCCATGTACGAAGAGAGTACGAAGAGAGTGTGATAAGCAAATCTACAACTCAGAAATTGTTGCTACGTACGAAAATGGGAATCTTCGTCAAAACGGCATCAAGAAATTGTTCAAGTAGAAGGGGTAGCAAACAGTGACGGAAAACATATTGATTAGTTTGTTGCCGTTGTTGGTCATGTATGATAGCCATTCATCGTGACCGTACGATGAATGCCTCCCAACCACACTAATGCTGACCTAACCTCTCATCattccggagtcgataaattgagaccagacttgtctggaggaataaaacactgagttgGTGCATCAGCTGCACCCACAGTCATTGTACAGTCCAACATCTGTTCATAAAACCTCAACCATTCCGAAAtgtaattaaaggcagcataccacgaatctgaagtggtacggattccatgcagagtatccgtatacagggtcgtagattatggagaccggagtggttccgctcatctctccctgaatcactgcaagcagccgcaccctgaatgctgttttgtacgatgccttctattgcatcgcgccacccttgcacgcgtaacgtcccttactgcctatcggtgCAGTCCGAACTGATCTTCCACGAATCGCAGTGCGGAGGCGGCGAAAGGGGTGGGGTGTTGcgatagatggcgtcgtacaaaacagcattctgaaggcggctgtttgcagtgatgcagggagatgagcggaactacccccgtctccattatctacgacCCCGGATACAGacactccatctgaaatccgcaccacctcagattcgtggtatgctgcctttaaatgttgacgcatcccaagcagattaaTACGTCAGACTTCAccctttttcattcttgtaCAAAAAAGACACGTATGCAcaccttcgtttttttcataactcgtctcaatttgatctttatcATTATATCTCGATGTCCATAAATTAGAGCGAACAAGATCGACTGATCGAAGATCAATCATTacgtttctcacgccgttttctcGATAACTAAAGGAAATTGTGTGTGATCGAGCTCGTAGTCGTGACCTACTCTTGTAAACTTacatattcgtggagagatcccaactctcagtttcgtggtagTCTGCCCTTAAGTTTAGCGAGCTATAGTAGAGttaaaacgacacgaagcacggtgcagttgcgtaggcggttgaaCTCGAAGCGGTGACACGGTGAAGAAAGCGGTTAGAGTAGAGGTGAGACCGTCGCGAACTTCAAACACTTGGATTACGAGTATAGGTGCcttcacgctcaattcttgCTAACCATTCTGAAAAACGGGTGACTAGGACCGAAGCGAGCAGGTGAAGAGATTGTTGAGCTGAATATGTCGTTACCAGCTAATATATCAACTAGCAACACAGCAAGCAACTGTTACCTTTGTGAagactgaaatccgtatcacagCCAACTACCAAGGACGGGTAAACAATATATTAGATACGTAAGAAGCGAATGCTTCATTGGCTTGCCGAAACATATACGGTCATTTATTTGCTACAGTGAGCTACGCGACGTTATCCATATGAATCCGATCGCTATTAGCTCTCCCATCGCAAATCAGAGTTCACTGATCTGACAGTTCGTGTCAAATCAACATAGCGTAACTGCTTTGTCTATAGTTAGACAAAAGCGAGAAAAAGACAGTATGTACATCACGATTTGTTCATTCGTTCAATCTTCTTCACAATCCGTTGTTTCATCCACATTATTATTACACCTAATCAAATCCATTTCCAGATGTTATTATGGCTTGTCTGTACATATTTGTTGCTGGTAAAAGCTTCAGTAGATGATATACAGGCAGATGATGATAGGTAACCAATTTATTAATTACTCAAAACGAGTGCACTTAATAGCCTGGAACGAACTGCAGACCATTCAAAGTCTTTCGAGTCGTCCCTACAACAGCACTACAGCTGCAAAAAATGATCAAGTTGTTCGAAACTGTGAAAAGTGATGTGAGTCCGGAGCATAGAATGTAGTTCACGATGTTTAACATCATGTCCATGTTTTACATTTTAAGGAAGCCGACTTCTGGCATGCACCAAGTGTAGTGAATAACACAGTCGATATCATGGTGTCACCATCGTTCATCGAGAAGTTCTCACATTTTCTCAAGCAGCACCAATACCCCTATCACATCGCTATCGAAGATCTCAAAAAGAATGTTCATGAAATTCTCGAGGCCATGTTCTGTGTTTGAATACAATTGTTTTAGAATGCTTATCGAAAAAGAGGGCCCAATCAATATAAATGATAGAGGCATTACAGGAAAGGAATTCGTTCGCATGCATGACGACACCGGCAGTTTTGTCAGCAAGTTAAGGTAAGTTACTGTAGGTTACTCACTACCTTGTTCGCACAAATTCTCGTCAAAATCTGATTCTTTTCCAATCACTCCAAAATCTTTGACTACTCATCTATAGCATGAACTATCAATGCAAAACTATGTCACTACAACGAACCACTAGTATAAATTTCTGTTGTTAGATTTTTCACAATTATACATtacaattatattattacaattatacattttacaattttttacatTCTGATGTCCTATGTGTCCTTTAGTGTGTCCGTTCGGGTCAAACGCAAAGgtatcaaaaattttcagtgtTGGGATCTCTGCCCAAGTAGACACAAGCTGGGGTTTAGTTCATGACTGTAGGACAGATTGGACTCAATAttcctttaaaagcatcaccccacaaatttgaggcagtacggatttcaggtggagtattcgtatccgggatcgtagactatggagaggtgggtgattccgtccatttcttgctaattgacgtaaaaaaacggcccggaagatgcggcatgtgcacacggctggcgcgctccaatcgaactcgttgtagaaaataacgcgccgggacgctcgaagccgtatcttccaggtcgtttttacggcaattaggaagaaatggacggaatcacaccctctCCTTAAtacacgatcccgtatacgaatactccacctgaagtccgtaccacctcagattcttgggatGGTGCCTTTAACCAAACACTTGCTCTTATCTATTCGTGCAGAGAATCACCCaatatcgaaaatttcacGTTGCATTTGAGACAGCCTAACACAAAAATGACGATTTTGGGACGTCCAGAGAAAAAGATAGCGTTAGAGGTGTGGATTACGAGTATAAGCTTGTTCAGACCCAATTCTACCTAATCGTTCTGAAAGACGACGTGAGAAGCGGTCTTCGAATTCGAATTTTCACTTTACTTTCAGTTTTcgctaacaaaacaaaaataaaaaaaggcacCTTACAACACCACCTTTGTATACGCGCCGGGTCCTTTGGCAGGTTTTCCATTGGTTTTCCTTGAATGGGCTGTTGAGAAAACATCACTGTCTATCGTCCGTTTGTACGCAGACGTGGTTCGCGAACAGGACTGGTGCGTTGTATGAGAAGGAGAATAGTATGCCTCGAAGGAGAATACGAATTCGAAAGCCATTCCCCACGCCATTTCTCAGaacgattaaaggcatcatttcTTATAGTAAAAGGCAAATATACTAACTGCCTTCAACTACAGCAGTTTGCTAATTCAGAATGGGAGAATACTATTCATACTCCACTATTGTCACTTGGATGAAACGTATAGCGGATAGCATACCTGATATTGCTAAGGTTGTCGATATTGGCCCTAGCAGTGAAGGGAGGAGCATAATAGGATTACAGGTGAAATTTTAATTACACGTTCGCGACAATCCCAAATGTTGTTGTGGAACCTCTAGTTTGGAAGAGACACGCCCgacaaaaaaattgtcgtCATCGATGCTGGGATCCATGCTCGGGAATGGGTGGCGGTCCATACTGGCATGTACTTCATCAATCTGGTGGGTGTATAAACTACTTACGGACTATGAAAATTATGTATTAAAACAAGTTTTTGCACGCTTACAATTAGAAAACAAAGCGATGCTTTTTGAGGAACTTCCGGACAGTGTAGAAGTTGCTTTActattcaataaaaaaaaatttcagattgtTAATGGACGTGAGGAAGATCCAAATATTCGCAACTACCTTCATAACCTTGTGATCTACATCTTCCCAGTTCTGAATCCAGATGGTTATGAGTACACACGCACTGATAGGACAAATCCTAGGGTAAGTGCAAGCCAGCTGCGTACGAATGCACGAAAACCCAACCTATACAGCTGtggggctttttttttttttgaaaactttacGTTCAAAGCAACGTCGTCTCCTCTCATCCACTACGAACTTTATGGGTGCCAATGAATTCTTTAGTCGTTCATTCCCGAACAAGGTGTCGAAACCACAATATTCAATATTCATCATCACAAAAAATTGCTGCTGATCATTCACTCACCGGCTAGTACTCAATGCCTTCAGGCTCGCATGTGGAGGAAATCTCGATCAGCTAAGGCATGCGCATTCGATGGTATCTCTAACGCTTGCTGTCAAGGCGTCGACCTAAACAGAAATTTCGATTTCCGTTTTGCTGGTAAGACACTTCTCCATAGATTTTGCATTAAGGATTGACATCAATGCATTTTCCCTTAGAAATTGGTGCTTCACGCTATCCTTGCTCGGAGATCTACCACGGAGCAACTGCCTTTAGTGAACCAGAGTCACGGTAACATTCAAAAATCTCCATATCTAATCTTCTTTGCAAAGGAATTGAACCAAAAGTGCCACCAGTACCGTAGTCCAAATTTGCTTCGTTCATTACCATTACATTACCTACTTAGTACTGCTAAATCGACACTATTTCAGTGCATTCTCAAATTTCCTCCTCAGTCTTAGAGGGCGACTAGAAGGCTACATCACACTGCATGCCTATTCACAACTATGGATCTACTCCTATTCACACCGGAAGTTCACCTATGCCCCGGACATAGACGATACGGTAGGAGCTTCACAGCTAGCCTAAAACCTTTTGGCGGACCCTCGTGCTAAAAAGTTCGATGAGGCAATAAAGGCTTATTTCGAAGTGTCGCTATGCGCtcgctactttttttttaccagatTTCTGAACTTTAGCTTTACTTCTCACCTTCTCGAAGCATGGAAGCCTTTCAACCTTCAAAATCTTCGAATATTGTAATTTCTCAACTACGAAAGCTTTAAAATACAGAATTTTCACAATAGTTGTAATCTGCAGTTGTAATCACAGCAAGTTGTAATAAGTGGCAAACTCTGGGCATAAACTAGtaaggtgaaaaaaatgaagcac
The Necator americanus strain Aroian chromosome I, whole genome shotgun sequence genome window above contains:
- a CDS encoding hypothetical protein (NECATOR_CHRI.G962.T1), with the protein product MLLWLVCTYLLLVKASVDDIQADDDRPFKVFRVVPTTALQLQKMIKLFETVKSDEADFWHAPSVVNNTVDIMVSPSFIEKFSHFLKQHQYPYHIAIEDLKKNVHEILEAMFCV
- a CDS encoding hypothetical protein (NECATOR_CHRI.G963.T2); this translates as MGEYYSYSTIVTWMKRIADSIPDIAKVVDIGPSSEGRSIIGLQFGRDTPDKKIVVIDAGIHAREWVAVHTGMYFINLIVNGREEDPNIRNYLHNLVIYIFPVLNPDGYEYTRTDRTNPRARMWRKSRSAKACAFDGISNACCQGVDLNRNFDFRFAEIGASRYPCSEIYHGATAFSEPESRAFSNFLLSLRGRLEGYITLHAYSQLWIYSYSHRKFTYAPDIDDTRRVARKAVAELEKMYGTKYRHGTGPEIIYAFSGGSTDWAKQTLKVKYSYTIELRPTYEEWNGFVLDKNQLIPTAKETWAGVTVVLDEIVNQAKASQTNRKKQRSLKVNNYFKKILKQVMIDPDPKTSALHFVNFLNFMEKFKPLQLSTIESGHHVSFRVLDVQKGLYNVACLIVKHIHLRPLVAQLAAGH
- a CDS encoding hypothetical protein (NECATOR_CHRI.G963.T1) produces the protein MGEYYSYSTIVTWMKRIADSIPDIAKVVDIGPSSEGRSIIGLQFGRDTPDKKIVVIDAGIHAREWVAVHTGMYFINLIVNGREEDPNIRNYLHNLVIYIFPVLNPDGYEYTRTDRTNPRSFIPEQGVETTIFNIHHHKKLLLIIHSPASTQCLQARMWRKSRSAKACAFDGLTSMHFPLEIGASRYPCSEIYHGATAFSEPESRAFSNFLLSLRGRLEGYITLHAYSQLWIYSYSHRKFTYAPDIDDTRRVARKAVAELEKMYGTKYRHGTGPEIIYAFSGGSTDWAKQTLKVKYSYTIELRPTYEGIIEWNGFVLDKNQLIPTAKETWAGVTVVLDEIVNQAKASQTNRKKQRSLKVNNYFKKILKQVMIDPDPKTSALHFVNFLNFMEKFKPLQLSTIESGHHVSFRVLDVQKGLYNVACLIVKHIHLRPLVAQLAAGH